The proteins below come from a single Xenopus tropicalis strain Nigerian chromosome 9, UCB_Xtro_10.0, whole genome shotgun sequence genomic window:
- the kalrn gene encoding kalirin RhoGEF kinase has translation MKGGTAKYPSGSCLGWLCTRCCCCFFATDSFSVSAAENGGKSESVANLQPQASLNSIHSSPGPKRSTNTLKKWLTSPVRRLNSGKGESNIKKQKKRDGRNLGSPRAGDETTPQGDSADEKGKKGWDEEADDESHTPLPPPMKIFDNDPTPDDKTIDGGSYRGAQNINEGFVNEGLAPSPAPRNHEEEQKAKALRGRMFVLNELVQTEKDYVRDLGFMVETYIPKMEERGTPEDMNGKDKIVFGNIHQIYDWHKDFYLAELEKCLLEPERLAQLFIKHERRLHMYVVYCQNKPRSEFVVAEYDAYFEDLMQEVNPRFTVSDFLIKPIQRITKYQLLLKDFLKYSQKAGLECSEIEKAVELMCLVPKRCNDMMNLGRLQGFEGKLTAQGKLLQQDTFYVIEQESGVQSRTKERRVFLFEQIVIFSELLRKGSSTPGYMFKRGIKMNYLILEENIDNDPCKFAIRSRETSERVILQAANADIKQAWVQDIGQVLETQRDFLNALQSPIEYQRKESNAAMNKPQIGRGPSPTVRPLSSTPVGCEKDVTIPVRNQSLPARKIPTSNGSAGYEMYPRAEKCDPNQSELSGCNGTNSMVVVQDYYALKENEICVYHGELVQILAINQQNMFLVFRPSNDHSPAAEGWIPGSVLGHISKPSAENSDRSIK, from the exons ATTCATTTTCTGTCTCCGCGGCGGAAAATGGGGGGAAGTCCGAGTCGGTGGCCAATCTGCAGCCCCAGGCGTCCCTGAATTCTATCCACAGCTCCCCGGGCCCCAAACGCTCCACCAACACCCTAAAAAAGTGGCTGACGAGCCCTGTGAGGCGACTGAACAGCGGGAAGGGCGAGAGCAACATCAAGAAGCAAAAGAAAAGAGACGGGCGCAACCTCGGCTCCCCCAGAGCTGGGGACGAGACCACCCCACAGGGAGACAGCGCCGATGAG AAgggcaagaaggggtgggacgaAGAGGCTGACGACGAATCCCACACTCCGCTTCCTCCGCCAATGAAGATCTTTGATAATGACCCCACTCCGGACGACAAG ACCATTGACGGAGGTTCTTATCGGGGCGCACAGAACATAAATGAAGGATTTGTGAATGAGGGTTTGGCCCCCTCGCCAGCTCCCAGGAACCACGAAGAGGAGCAAAAAGCCAAAGCACTCAGGGGCAGGAT GTTTGTACTGAATGAGCTGGTACAGACGGAGAAGGACTATGTCCGGGATCTTGGGTTTATGGTAGAG ACGTACATCCCCAAGATGGAGGAGAGGGGGACCCCGGAAGATATGAACGGAAAAGACAAGATCGTATTCGGCAACATCCACCAGATCTACGATTGGCACAAAGA cttttactTGGCAGAACTAGAGAAATGCCTATTGGAGCCGGAGAGGTTGGCGCAGTTATTTATAAAACAT GAGAGGCGGCTGCACATGTATGTGGTTTATTGCCAAAACAAACCGCGCTCGGAGTTTGTCGTTGCCGAATATGACGCCTACTTTGAG GATCTCATGCAGGAGGTGAATCCCAGATTTACTGTCAGTGATTTTCTCATCAAACCGATCCAAAGGATAACTAAGTACCAACTGCTGCTAAAG GACTTCCTTAAGTACAGTCAGAAGGCGGGTTTGGAGTGTTCAGAAATCGAG AAAGCCGTGGAACTAATGTGCCTTGTCCCGAAACGCTGCAACGACATGATGAACCTGGGGCGCCTGCAGGGATTCGAG GGGAAGCTGACAGCCCAGGGGAAGCTGTTGCAGCAGGACACCTTCTATGTGATCGAGCAGGAATCGGGGGTCCAGTCTCGGACGAAGGAAAGGCGGGTTTTCCTGTTCGAGCAGATTGTTATTTTCAGCGAGCTCCTGCGGAAAGGTTCCTCCACGCCGGGGTACATGTTCAAAAGGGGCATAAAG atgaATTATCTCATCTTAGAAGAGAACATTGACAACGACCCGTGCAAATTCGCCATTCGGAGCCGCGAGACGTCGGAGCGGGTGATCCTGCAAGCGGCCAACGCCGACATTAAACAGGCCTGGGTGCAGGACATCGGGCAAGTGCTGGAGACCCAGAGGGACTTCCTAAACG CCCTGCAATCGCCAATAGAATACCAGCGGAAGGAGAGCAACGCAGCCATGAACAAGCCTCAGATTGGCCGCGGGCCGTCCCCCACCGTTAGGCCTCTCTCCTCTACGCCCGTAGGGTGTGAAAAAGATGTCACCATCCCAGTGCGGAACCAGTCGCTACCAGCGCGGAAAATACCTACCTCTAACGGCAGCGCCGGGTATGAAATGTACCCACGGGCGGAGAAATGTGACCCAAACCAG AGCGAGCTGAGCGGCTGCAATGGGACCAACTCCATGGTGGTTGTACAGGATTACTATGCACTAAAGGAGAATGAGATCTGCGTGTACCACGGGGAGTTGGTACAGATTCTGGCCATCAATCAGCAGAACATGTTCCTGGTATTCCGGCCGTCCAATGACCATTCCCCGGCAGCGGAAGGCTGGATCCCGGGATCAGTTTTGGGCCACATTTCTAAACCTTCCGCAGAAAATAGCGACAGATCCATCAAGTAA